Proteins found in one Serratia plymuthica genomic segment:
- the glgC gene encoding glucose-1-phosphate adenylyltransferase yields MVRFENKDPLMLARQLPIKSVALILAGGRGSRLKDLTSTRAKPAVHFGGKFRIIDFALSNCLNSGIRRIGVITQYQSHTLVQHIQRGWSFLNEEMNEFVDLLPAQQRLSTEHWYKGTADAVYQNLDIIRRYDAEYVVILAGDHIYKMDYSRMLIDHVEKGAQCTVACLPVPRDEASEFGVMEVDENDLILEFLEKPSNPPPMPGNPEMSLASMGIYIFNADYLFQLLEEDMSTPGSTHDFGKDLIPKITAQKAAWAHPFTLSCVTSNPDLPPYWRDVGTLEAYWRANLDLASVTPELDMYDRAWPIRTHMEPLPPAKFVQDRSGSHGMTMNSLVSGGCIVSGSVVVHSVLFPRVRVNSFCTIDSTVLLPDVNVGRSCRLRRCIIDRACHIPEGMVIGENADEDSKRFYRSEGGIVLVTREMLSKL; encoded by the coding sequence ATGGTTAGGTTTGAAAATAAAGACCCCCTGATGTTGGCGCGCCAACTGCCGATTAAGTCCGTTGCTCTGATTCTGGCCGGCGGCCGCGGTTCGCGCTTGAAAGATTTAACCTCAACCCGCGCCAAACCTGCCGTCCATTTTGGCGGCAAGTTCCGCATCATTGATTTTGCCCTGTCGAACTGCCTGAACTCGGGTATCCGCCGCATCGGCGTGATCACCCAGTATCAGTCCCATACCCTGGTGCAGCATATTCAGCGTGGCTGGTCGTTCCTCAATGAAGAGATGAACGAATTCGTCGATCTGCTCCCGGCCCAGCAACGTCTCAGTACCGAGCACTGGTACAAGGGCACGGCGGACGCGGTGTACCAGAACCTGGATATTATCCGCCGCTACGATGCCGAGTACGTGGTGATCCTGGCGGGCGATCACATCTACAAGATGGATTACTCGCGCATGCTGATCGACCACGTCGAAAAGGGCGCGCAATGCACGGTGGCCTGCTTGCCGGTGCCGCGCGATGAGGCCAGCGAGTTCGGCGTGATGGAAGTCGATGAGAACGATCTGATCCTCGAGTTCCTGGAAAAACCGAGCAATCCGCCGCCCATGCCGGGTAACCCGGAAATGTCGCTGGCGAGCATGGGGATCTACATCTTTAACGCCGACTATCTGTTCCAACTGCTGGAAGAGGATATGTCGACCCCCGGCTCCACCCACGATTTCGGCAAGGATCTGATCCCGAAAATCACCGCTCAGAAAGCGGCGTGGGCGCACCCGTTCACGCTCTCTTGCGTCACCTCCAACCCCGATCTGCCGCCGTATTGGCGCGACGTGGGTACGCTGGAGGCCTACTGGCGCGCCAACCTCGATCTGGCCTCGGTGACGCCGGAGCTGGACATGTATGACCGCGCCTGGCCGATTCGTACCCATATGGAACCGCTGCCGCCGGCCAAGTTCGTGCAGGACCGCTCCGGCAGCCACGGCATGACCATGAATTCGCTGGTGTCCGGCGGTTGCATCGTCTCCGGTTCGGTGGTGGTGCATTCGGTGCTGTTCCCGCGGGTGCGGGTGAACTCGTTTTGCACCATCGACTCTACCGTATTGCTGCCGGACGTAAACGTCGGCCGCTCCTGCCGCCTGCGGCGCTGCATCATTGACCGCGCCTGCCATATTCCCGAGGGCATGGTGATTGGCGAAAACGCCGATGAGGACAGCAAACGCTTTTATCGCTCGGAAGGCGGCATTGTGCTGGTGACGCGCGAAATGCTGTCAAAGTTGTGA
- the glgX gene encoding glycogen debranching protein GlgX yields the protein MTELTPGIAAPLGAHYDGNGINFTLYSAHATGVELCLFDGQQREVRLPLPARSGDIWHGYLPGGKLGQRYGYRVHGPFDPAQGLRFNPNKLLLDPAARAVEGPVADDLELHGGYDRPDPQDSAEVMPKCVVIDEAYDWQGDRPPATPWGKTVIYEAHVRGLTLLHPDIPPVLRGSFAALGHPVMIAHFKRLGITALELLPVQQHSSEPRLQRLGLINYWGYNVLAPYAPDNRYCSLRTDMTPLREFRDAVKALHKAGIEVILDVVFNHSAELDMDGPTLSLRGIDNPEYYWLTPGGGYVNDTGCGNTLRLDKPQGVAWVMECLRFWVSECHVDGFRFDLGSVLGRTPAFDRDAPLFQAMLADDLLSRCKLIAEPWDIGPGGYQVGAFPGRFAEWNDHYRDDMRRFWLQGDLPLGQFARRFAGSSDLFNQRGRAPYASINMLTAHDGFTLQDLVSFNRKHNQLNGEGNRDGSDHNFSYNHGVEGPIADDAIVQRRRASRQALLATLLLSQGTPMLLAGDEHGHSQQGNNNAYCQDNAITWLDWAKADDSFTVYTAALIHLRRQIPALQQDRWWQEGDGNVQWLNAQGHPPAAQEWEQGNLQLQIRLSQRWLVVVNATPQAAEMTLPAGDWQVVAPFTQEGPQAVLPAWNQAAHSICVLVQK from the coding sequence ATGACTGAGCTGACGCCCGGCATCGCCGCGCCGCTCGGGGCGCATTATGACGGTAACGGCATCAACTTTACCCTGTATTCCGCCCACGCCACCGGCGTGGAGCTGTGCCTGTTCGACGGGCAACAGCGCGAGGTGCGTCTGCCGCTGCCGGCGCGCAGCGGTGATATCTGGCACGGCTATCTGCCGGGCGGCAAACTGGGCCAGCGCTACGGTTACCGGGTGCACGGCCCGTTTGATCCCGCGCAAGGGCTGCGGTTTAACCCCAACAAGCTGCTGCTGGATCCCGCCGCCCGTGCGGTCGAGGGGCCGGTGGCGGACGATCTGGAGCTGCATGGCGGCTACGACCGACCGGACCCGCAAGACAGCGCAGAGGTGATGCCGAAGTGCGTGGTCATCGACGAAGCCTACGATTGGCAGGGGGATCGCCCGCCGGCCACACCGTGGGGCAAAACGGTGATTTACGAAGCGCACGTGCGCGGCCTCACTTTGCTGCACCCGGATATCCCGCCGGTGCTGCGCGGCAGTTTCGCAGCACTCGGCCATCCGGTGATGATTGCCCATTTCAAGCGCCTCGGCATCACGGCGCTGGAACTGCTGCCGGTACAGCAGCATAGCTCGGAGCCGCGTCTGCAGCGTCTCGGGCTGATTAACTACTGGGGATATAACGTGCTGGCGCCTTATGCGCCGGATAACCGTTATTGCAGCCTGCGCACCGACATGACGCCGCTGCGCGAATTCCGCGATGCGGTGAAGGCGCTGCATAAGGCCGGGATCGAGGTGATCCTCGATGTGGTGTTCAATCACAGCGCCGAGCTGGATATGGACGGGCCGACACTGTCGCTGCGCGGCATCGATAACCCGGAGTATTACTGGCTGACTCCTGGCGGGGGATACGTGAACGACACCGGCTGCGGCAACACGCTGCGGTTGGATAAACCGCAGGGCGTGGCCTGGGTGATGGAGTGCCTGCGTTTCTGGGTGAGCGAATGCCATGTCGACGGCTTTCGCTTCGATCTGGGCAGCGTGCTGGGCCGCACCCCGGCGTTCGATCGCGATGCGCCGCTGTTCCAGGCGATGCTGGCGGACGATCTGCTGTCGCGCTGCAAGCTGATCGCCGAGCCGTGGGACATTGGCCCCGGCGGTTATCAGGTGGGCGCTTTTCCGGGGCGCTTTGCCGAGTGGAATGATCATTACCGGGATGATATGCGCCGCTTTTGGCTGCAGGGCGATTTGCCGCTTGGCCAGTTTGCCAGACGCTTTGCCGGCTCCAGCGATTTGTTCAACCAACGCGGGCGTGCGCCGTACGCCAGCATCAACATGCTGACCGCTCATGACGGGTTTACCCTGCAGGATCTGGTCAGTTTTAACCGTAAGCACAACCAGCTTAACGGTGAAGGCAACCGTGACGGCAGCGACCATAATTTCAGCTATAACCACGGTGTCGAAGGCCCGATTGCCGACGACGCCATTGTGCAACGCCGCAGGGCCAGCCGACAGGCGCTGCTTGCCACGTTGTTGCTGTCCCAGGGGACGCCGATGCTGCTGGCCGGCGATGAGCATGGACACAGCCAGCAGGGGAACAACAATGCCTATTGCCAGGATAACGCCATCACCTGGCTTGACTGGGCCAAGGCGGATGATTCGTTCACCGTTTATACCGCAGCGCTGATCCACCTGCGCCGGCAGATCCCCGCCCTGCAGCAAGACCGCTGGTGGCAGGAGGGTGACGGCAACGTGCAGTGGCTGAACGCGCAAGGGCATCCGCCCGCGGCGCAGGAATGGGAGCAGGGAAACTTGCAATTGCAGATCCGCCTGTCGCAGCGCTGGCTGGTGGTGGTTAACGCCACGCCGCAGGCGGCGGAGATGACGTTGCCTGCGGGTGATTGGCAGGTTGTCGCCCCCTTTACTCAGGAAGGACCGCAGGCGGTTTTACCCGCCTGGAACCAGGCTGCGCACTCGATTTGCGTGCTGGTACAGAAATAA
- the glgB gene encoding 1,4-alpha-glucan branching enzyme — protein sequence MPVLPDRDVIDQLFSGNFADPFSLLGMHAVDNGLQVRALLPDASEVWLLEQQTGKRVVQLACDDARGFFSATVPRRKTPFRYQLEVRWQDHQQIVDDPYRFGTLLQDIDGWLLAEGTHLRPYERLGAHLATLDGVEGVSFAVWAPNAQRVSVVGEFNFWDGRRHPMRLRRENGIWELFLPGVKAGQLYKYEIIDCYGNTQLKADPYAFEAQMRPDTASLVTPLPEVVASTPERQRANDFDRPISIYEVHLGSWRRHTDNNFWLSYGELAEQLINYVKDMGFTHIELLPINEHPFDGSWGYQPLGLYAPTRRFGTPADFKAFVAAAHRAGINVILDWVPGHFPSDAYGLANFDGTALYEYADPREGFHQDWNTLIYNYGRNEVRNYLAGNALYWMERYGIDALRVDAVASMIYRDYSRAEGEWVPNYYGGNENLEAIAFLRYTNQTVGKERPGAVTLAEESTDYPGVTLPPDANGLGFHYKWNLGWMHDTLNYMQCDPVHRKYHHNQMTFGMLYAYTENFVLPISHDEVVHGKKSILDRMPGDAWQKFANLRAYYGFMWAHPGKKLLFMGCEFAQGREWNFDTSLDWHLLEGLDGWHHGVQRLVRDLNHCYQQQAPLYERDYRPDGFEWLVVDDHDNSVFAFARYDSQGNELIAVSNFTPVPRHHYRIGISRPGEYREILNTDSHHYHGSNTGNQGRVVSEPIGNHGREHSISVTVPPLATIYLLREAQ from the coding sequence ATGCCTGTACTTCCCGATCGTGACGTGATTGATCAGCTTTTCTCCGGCAATTTTGCCGATCCCTTTTCTCTGCTGGGTATGCATGCGGTCGATAATGGCCTGCAAGTGCGTGCGCTGTTGCCTGACGCCAGCGAAGTCTGGTTGCTGGAGCAGCAAACCGGCAAGCGGGTGGTACAACTGGCCTGCGACGATGCCCGTGGCTTTTTCAGCGCTACCGTTCCGCGCCGGAAAACCCCGTTTCGTTATCAACTGGAGGTCCGCTGGCAAGATCACCAGCAGATCGTCGACGATCCCTACCGTTTTGGCACCTTGTTGCAGGATATCGACGGCTGGCTGCTGGCGGAGGGTACCCATCTGCGGCCCTATGAGCGGCTGGGGGCGCATCTCGCTACGCTTGACGGGGTAGAAGGCGTCAGCTTTGCCGTCTGGGCGCCCAATGCCCAGCGCGTTTCGGTGGTGGGAGAGTTCAACTTCTGGGACGGTCGCCGCCATCCAATGCGCCTGCGCCGTGAAAACGGTATCTGGGAGCTGTTCCTGCCAGGGGTGAAAGCCGGTCAGCTGTACAAATACGAAATCATCGACTGCTATGGCAACACCCAACTGAAGGCCGACCCTTACGCTTTTGAAGCGCAGATGCGGCCGGATACGGCATCTCTGGTGACGCCGCTGCCGGAGGTGGTGGCAAGTACCCCGGAACGCCAACGTGCCAACGATTTTGATCGGCCGATCTCCATCTACGAAGTGCATCTGGGGTCGTGGCGACGTCATACCGACAACAACTTCTGGCTTAGCTACGGCGAGCTGGCGGAGCAATTAATCAATTACGTCAAAGATATGGGGTTCACCCATATTGAACTGCTGCCGATTAACGAGCACCCCTTCGACGGCAGTTGGGGTTATCAGCCGCTGGGGCTCTACGCCCCGACCCGGCGTTTCGGCACGCCCGCCGATTTCAAAGCCTTTGTGGCGGCGGCGCACCGGGCCGGCATCAATGTGATCCTGGACTGGGTGCCGGGGCATTTCCCCAGCGACGCCTACGGTTTGGCGAATTTCGACGGCACTGCGCTGTATGAATACGCCGACCCGCGCGAGGGCTTCCACCAGGACTGGAACACCCTGATTTACAACTATGGCCGCAATGAGGTGCGCAACTATCTGGCGGGCAATGCCCTTTACTGGATGGAACGTTACGGCATCGACGCTCTGCGCGTCGATGCCGTGGCCTCGATGATCTACCGTGATTACAGCCGCGCCGAAGGCGAGTGGGTGCCGAATTATTACGGCGGCAACGAGAACCTGGAAGCCATCGCCTTCCTGCGCTACACCAACCAGACCGTCGGCAAGGAGCGGCCCGGCGCGGTGACGCTGGCGGAGGAATCCACCGATTACCCGGGGGTCACGCTACCGCCGGACGCCAATGGGTTGGGGTTCCACTACAAATGGAACCTGGGCTGGATGCACGACACGCTCAATTACATGCAGTGCGATCCGGTCCACCGCAAATATCATCACAATCAGATGACCTTCGGCATGCTGTACGCCTACACCGAGAATTTCGTGTTGCCGATTTCTCATGACGAAGTGGTACACGGCAAAAAATCGATTCTCGATCGCATGCCCGGCGACGCCTGGCAGAAGTTCGCCAACCTGCGGGCTTATTACGGTTTTATGTGGGCGCACCCCGGCAAAAAACTGCTGTTCATGGGCTGTGAGTTTGCTCAGGGGCGCGAATGGAATTTCGATACCAGCCTCGACTGGCATCTGCTGGAAGGTCTGGACGGTTGGCATCACGGCGTGCAGCGGCTGGTGCGCGATCTCAACCACTGCTATCAGCAGCAGGCGCCGTTGTATGAGCGTGACTACCGCCCGGACGGTTTCGAATGGCTGGTGGTGGATGACCACGACAACTCGGTGTTTGCCTTTGCCCGTTACGATTCACAGGGCAACGAGCTGATCGCCGTCAGCAACTTTACCCCGGTGCCGCGCCACCACTACCGCATCGGTATCTCCCGCCCCGGCGAGTATCGGGAAATCCTTAATACCGACTCGCACCATTATCACGGCAGCAATACCGGCAACCAGGGGCGCGTGGTGTCGGAACCGATCGGCAACCACGGCCGCGAGCATTCGATTAGCGTGACCGTACCGCCGCTGGCGACGATCTACCTGCTGCGGGAGGCGCAATGA
- the glpD gene encoding glycerol-3-phosphate dehydrogenase: METKDLIVIGGGINGAGIAADAAGRGLSVLLLEAQDLACATSSASSKLIHGGLRYLEHYEFRLVSEALAEREVLLKLAPHIAFPMRFRLPHQPHLRPAWMIRIGLFLYDHLGKRTSLPGSKSLRFGPESVLKPELKRGFEYSDCWVDDARLVVLNAQEVEKRGGEVRTRTKVTRAWRENGLWMVEAVDVDSGKTFTWRAKGLVNATGPWVKHFFDDGLKLKSPYGIRLIKGSHIVVPRAHNQPQSYILQNEDHRIVFVIPWNDEFSIIGTTDVEYHGDPKDVKIDDNEIDYLLKVYNDHFKKQLGRDDIVWTYSGVRPLCDDESDSPQAVTRDYTLDVHDEQGKAPLLSVFGGKLTTYRKLAEHAMEKLAHYYPGCGPAWTKNGSLPGGDIGGDRDSYAAKLRREHGWLPESLARRYARTYGSHSELILANANGLGDLGEEFGHGLYEAELRYLVEKEWVVELEDAIWRRTKLGMWLNDAQQARVKAWLAQHTKAKTLSLAS; the protein is encoded by the coding sequence GTGGAAACCAAAGACTTGATCGTTATCGGTGGCGGCATCAACGGTGCCGGCATCGCGGCGGATGCTGCCGGGCGCGGGCTGTCCGTACTGCTACTGGAAGCGCAAGACTTGGCCTGCGCTACGTCTTCCGCCAGTTCCAAACTGATCCACGGCGGCCTGCGCTACCTGGAACACTACGAATTCCGCCTAGTGAGCGAAGCGCTGGCCGAGCGTGAAGTGCTGCTGAAGCTGGCGCCGCACATCGCGTTCCCCATGCGTTTCCGCCTGCCGCACCAGCCGCATCTGCGCCCGGCCTGGATGATCCGCATCGGCCTGTTCCTGTACGATCACCTGGGTAAGCGCACCAGCCTGCCGGGCAGCAAGAGTTTGCGCTTTGGACCAGAATCGGTACTGAAACCCGAATTGAAGCGCGGTTTCGAATATTCCGACTGCTGGGTGGACGATGCCCGCCTGGTGGTGCTGAACGCGCAGGAAGTGGAAAAACGCGGCGGCGAAGTGCGCACCCGCACCAAAGTGACCCGCGCATGGCGTGAAAACGGCCTGTGGATGGTGGAAGCGGTTGACGTCGACAGCGGTAAAACCTTTACCTGGCGCGCCAAGGGCCTGGTCAACGCCACCGGCCCTTGGGTGAAACACTTCTTCGACGACGGCCTGAAGCTGAAATCCCCGTACGGCATCCGCCTGATCAAAGGCAGCCACATCGTGGTGCCGCGCGCTCACAACCAGCCGCAGTCCTATATTCTGCAAAACGAAGACCACCGCATCGTATTCGTGATCCCGTGGAATGACGAATTCTCGATCATCGGCACCACCGACGTGGAATACCACGGCGATCCGAAAGACGTGAAAATCGACGACAACGAGATCGACTACCTGCTGAAAGTGTACAACGACCACTTCAAGAAGCAGTTGGGCCGTGACGACATCGTCTGGACCTACTCCGGTGTGCGTCCGCTGTGCGATGACGAATCTGATTCGCCACAGGCGGTGACTCGCGACTACACGCTGGACGTGCATGACGAACAGGGCAAAGCGCCACTGCTGTCGGTGTTCGGCGGTAAACTGACCACCTACCGCAAGCTGGCTGAGCATGCGATGGAAAAACTGGCGCACTACTACCCTGGCTGCGGCCCGGCGTGGACCAAAAACGGTTCGCTGCCCGGCGGCGACATCGGTGGCGATCGCGACAGCTACGCCGCCAAACTGCGCCGCGAGCACGGCTGGTTGCCGGAATCCCTGGCGCGCCGCTACGCCCGCACCTACGGCAGCCACAGCGAGCTGATCCTGGCGAATGCCAACGGCCTTGGCGATTTGGGCGAAGAGTTTGGCCACGGTCTGTATGAAGCCGAACTGCGCTATCTGGTAGAGAAAGAGTGGGTGGTCGAGCTGGAAGACGCCATCTGGCGCCGCACCAAGCTGGGTATGTGGCTGAATGATGCACAGCAGGCGCGGGTGAAAGCCTGGCTGGCGCAACACACGAAAGCGAAAACGCTCTCTCTGGCTTCCTGA
- the glgA gene encoding glycogen synthase GlgA — MQVLHVCSEMFPLLKTGGLADVVGALPAAQIAEGGDVRVLLPAFPDVRNGIPDSVLVAEIDSFAGRVGLRYGTYHGVGIYLIDAPWLYDRPGSPYHDQSMNAYADNHRRFALLGWIACELAKGLDRYWRPQVVHAHDWHAGLACAYLAANGHPARSIFTVHNLAYQGLFSAHHVAELWLPPSFYNVYGLEFYGQMSFLKAGLYYADHITAVSPTYAREITRPEFGYGMEGLLQERQRQGRLSGILNGVDEKIWDPSHDPRLTARYDAEDLKNKTKNKLHLQKAMGLKVDESLPVFAVVSRLTSQKGLDLVLEALPALLEQGGQLALLGAGDAVLQQAFLAAAADYPEQVGVQIGYHEAFSHRIIGGADVIMVPSRFEPCGLTQLYGLKYGTLPLVRRTGGLADTVVDCALENLADGTASGFVFDDCDAAALGNAIRRAMVLWSRPKHWRHVQRHAMSVDFGWQIAAKAYLSLYQRLL; from the coding sequence ATGCAGGTTTTACACGTATGTTCTGAAATGTTCCCTCTGCTGAAAACCGGGGGGCTCGCAGACGTGGTTGGCGCATTACCGGCGGCTCAAATTGCCGAGGGCGGCGACGTTCGGGTGCTATTGCCCGCTTTTCCTGACGTGCGTAATGGTATACCGGACTCCGTTCTGGTGGCGGAGATCGATTCGTTCGCCGGCCGGGTCGGCCTGCGCTACGGTACCTATCATGGCGTGGGCATCTACCTGATCGACGCCCCCTGGCTGTATGACCGGCCGGGCAGCCCCTATCACGACCAGTCGATGAATGCCTATGCCGACAACCATCGGCGTTTCGCCCTGCTGGGCTGGATTGCCTGTGAGTTGGCCAAGGGGCTGGACCGCTACTGGCGGCCGCAGGTGGTGCACGCCCATGACTGGCACGCCGGCCTGGCCTGCGCCTATCTGGCGGCCAACGGCCACCCGGCGCGTTCGATTTTCACCGTGCATAACCTGGCCTATCAGGGGCTGTTCTCCGCCCATCACGTGGCGGAACTGTGGCTGCCGCCCTCGTTTTACAACGTATACGGCCTGGAATTTTACGGCCAGATGTCGTTCCTGAAAGCCGGGCTGTATTACGCCGACCATATCACCGCCGTCAGTCCGACCTACGCGCGGGAAATCACCCGGCCGGAGTTTGGCTACGGCATGGAAGGGTTGCTGCAGGAACGCCAGCGGCAGGGGCGGCTGAGCGGCATTCTCAACGGCGTGGATGAGAAGATTTGGGATCCGTCCCACGATCCGCGCTTGACCGCTCGCTACGATGCCGAGGATCTGAAGAACAAGACCAAGAACAAGCTGCACCTGCAAAAAGCGATGGGCCTGAAGGTGGACGAGTCGCTGCCGGTGTTTGCGGTGGTGAGCCGCCTGACCAGCCAGAAAGGCCTGGATTTGGTCTTGGAAGCGCTGCCGGCGTTGCTGGAGCAGGGCGGCCAACTGGCGCTGTTAGGGGCCGGCGATGCGGTGTTGCAGCAGGCGTTTCTGGCGGCTGCCGCGGATTACCCGGAACAGGTTGGCGTACAGATTGGCTACCACGAGGCATTCTCGCACCGGATTATCGGCGGGGCAGATGTGATCATGGTGCCGAGCCGCTTCGAACCTTGCGGGCTGACCCAACTCTACGGCCTGAAATACGGCACGCTGCCGTTGGTACGCCGCACCGGCGGGCTGGCGGACACGGTGGTGGACTGCGCGCTGGAGAATCTGGCCGACGGCACCGCCAGCGGATTTGTATTTGATGATTGTGATGCCGCCGCGCTGGGCAACGCCATCCGGCGCGCCATGGTGCTGTGGAGCAGGCCAAAGCATTGGCGTCACGTACAGCGCCATGCCATGAGCGTGGATTTTGGCTGGCAGATAGCGGCCAAGGCTTATCTGTCGCTTTATCAACGGTTGTTATAG
- the glgP gene encoding glycogen phosphorylase yields the protein MTSPISYTSPTVSVEALKHSIAYKLMFIVGKDPAIANQHDWLNAVLFAVRDRMVERWLRSNRAQLSQDVRQVYYLSMEFLLGRTLSNALLSMGIYQDIDDALNEMGLSLGELLEEENDPGLGNGGLGRLAACFLDSLATLALPGRGYGIRYEYGMFKQNIVNGQQMESPDYWLEYGNPWEFPRHNTRYKVRFGGRIQQEGAKARWLETEEVVAIAYDQVIPGFDTDATNTLRLWSAQASNEINLGKFNQGDYFAAVEDKNHSENVSRVLYPDDSTYSGRELRLRQEYFLVSATVQDILNRHWTMHKTFDNLADKIAIHLNDTHPVLSIPELMHRLIDDHKFSWLDAWAVVEQVFSYTNHTLMSEALETWPLDMIGRILPRHLQLIFEINDHFLKHVQEVVPGDNELLARVSIIDETNGRRVRMAWLAVVASHKVNGVSALHSELMVQSLFADFARIFPDRFCNKTNGVTPRRWLGLANRPLSAVLDDSIGQTWRTDLSQLSEIKANIDFPSFLQAVQAAKRQNKERLAKYIAKTLNVVVNPDALFDVQIKRIHEYKRQLLNVLHVITLYNRLLQDPETERVPRVVIFAGKAASAYYAAKQIIRLINDVAKVINNDPRVHTQLKVVFIPNYSVSLAQMIIPAADLSEQISLAGTEASGTSNMKFALNGALTIGTLDGANVEMLEHVGEENIFIFGNTAEQVEELRRNGYNPHLYYEQDPELHQALTQIATGVFSPEEPKRYSNLFDSLVNLGDHYQLLADYRSYVDTQDKVDEVYRNQDDWTRRAVLNIANMGYFSSDRTIQEYADEIWHIKPIKL from the coding sequence ATGACTTCACCGATTAGTTACACCTCACCCACGGTCAGTGTTGAAGCGCTGAAACATTCCATCGCCTATAAGCTGATGTTTATTGTCGGCAAGGATCCGGCTATCGCCAACCAGCATGACTGGCTGAACGCCGTGCTGTTTGCGGTGCGTGACCGCATGGTGGAACGCTGGCTGCGCTCCAATCGCGCCCAGCTTTCCCAGGACGTGCGGCAGGTCTATTACCTGTCGATGGAGTTCCTGCTCGGGCGCACGCTCTCCAACGCGCTGTTGTCGATGGGGATTTACCAGGATATCGACGACGCGTTGAATGAAATGGGGCTGAGCCTCGGTGAATTGCTGGAAGAAGAAAACGACCCAGGGCTGGGCAACGGCGGCCTGGGGCGGCTGGCGGCCTGTTTCCTCGACTCGCTGGCGACGCTGGCGCTGCCGGGGCGCGGTTACGGTATCCGCTACGAATACGGCATGTTCAAGCAGAACATCGTTAACGGCCAGCAAATGGAGTCCCCGGACTACTGGCTGGAATACGGCAATCCGTGGGAGTTCCCGCGCCACAACACCCGTTATAAGGTGCGCTTCGGCGGGCGAATTCAGCAAGAAGGCGCCAAGGCGCGCTGGCTGGAAACCGAAGAGGTGGTCGCCATCGCTTACGATCAGGTGATCCCCGGTTTTGATACCGACGCCACCAACACGCTGCGGCTGTGGAGCGCTCAGGCCAGTAACGAAATCAACCTCGGTAAATTCAATCAGGGCGATTATTTCGCGGCGGTTGAGGATAAAAACCACTCGGAGAACGTATCGCGCGTGCTGTACCCGGACGACTCCACCTATTCCGGGCGCGAACTTCGGCTGCGGCAGGAGTATTTCCTGGTGTCGGCCACGGTGCAGGATATCCTCAACCGCCACTGGACGATGCATAAAACTTTCGACAATCTGGCGGACAAGATTGCCATTCACCTCAATGACACCCACCCGGTGTTGTCTATCCCCGAACTGATGCATCGCTTGATCGACGATCACAAATTCAGTTGGCTCGACGCCTGGGCCGTAGTGGAGCAGGTATTCTCCTACACCAACCACACGCTGATGAGCGAAGCGCTGGAAACCTGGCCGTTGGACATGATCGGCCGGATCCTGCCGCGTCACTTGCAGTTGATCTTCGAGATCAACGATCACTTCCTCAAGCATGTGCAGGAAGTGGTGCCGGGCGACAACGAGCTGCTGGCGCGGGTGTCGATCATTGACGAGACCAATGGCCGTCGGGTGCGCATGGCGTGGCTGGCGGTGGTGGCCAGCCATAAGGTCAACGGGGTTTCCGCATTGCATTCCGAGCTGATGGTGCAGTCGCTGTTTGCCGACTTTGCGCGCATTTTCCCCGATCGTTTCTGCAACAAAACCAACGGCGTCACGCCGCGCCGCTGGCTGGGGCTGGCCAACCGGCCGCTTTCCGCCGTGCTGGATGACAGCATCGGGCAGACCTGGCGCACCGATCTCAGCCAACTGAGCGAGATCAAAGCCAATATCGATTTCCCCAGCTTCCTGCAGGCGGTTCAGGCCGCCAAACGGCAGAACAAGGAGCGGTTGGCGAAGTACATCGCCAAAACCCTGAATGTGGTGGTCAACCCGGATGCGTTGTTCGATGTGCAGATCAAACGCATTCATGAATACAAACGGCAACTGCTCAACGTCCTGCACGTGATCACGCTATATAACCGCCTGTTGCAGGATCCGGAAACCGAACGCGTGCCGAGGGTGGTGATCTTCGCCGGCAAGGCGGCCTCGGCCTACTATGCGGCGAAGCAGATCATCCGGCTGATTAACGACGTGGCGAAGGTGATCAACAACGATCCGCGCGTGCACACTCAGTTGAAGGTGGTGTTTATCCCGAACTACAGCGTCAGTCTGGCGCAGATGATCATTCCGGCGGCGGATCTTTCCGAGCAGATCTCGCTGGCGGGCACCGAGGCGTCGGGCACCAGCAACATGAAATTTGCGCTTAACGGCGCGCTGACCATCGGCACGCTGGACGGCGCCAACGTAGAGATGCTGGAGCACGTGGGTGAAGAGAACATCTTTATCTTCGGCAATACCGCCGAGCAGGTGGAAGAGTTGCGTCGCAACGGTTACAACCCGCATCTGTACTACGAGCAGGATCCCGAACTGCATCAGGCGCTGACCCAGATCGCCACCGGCGTATTCAGCCCGGAGGAGCCAAAGCGCTACAGCAACCTGTTTGATTCGCTGGTGAATTTGGGCGATCACTACCAGCTGCTGGCCGATTACCGCAGCTATGTGGATACGCAAGATAAGGTGGATGAGGTGTACCGCAATCAGGATGACTGGACGCGGCGGGCGGTGCTGAACATCGCCAATATGGGCTACTTCTCTTCTGACCGTACCATTCAGGAATACGCGGACGAAATCTGGCACATCAAACCGATCAAGCTGTAA